GGATAATATTCTTGAAGGAGACCTGGATCCGATCATAAAAAGCCTTGAAGAATATGAAAAACGCAGTAGCACAAGTAAGTAAAGAGTTGAATATATCACGGGCAGAAGCCGAATTGATTGTCGCCGCGCTCCTTGAGAAACCGAGGTTCGAACTCTATTTGAAAGGAGAACTCGATGAACCGCGACGCCGTGCTTTGAAGATAAAAATCATGCAACTGCGTAAAGGGATACCGCTTGAATATCTTACCAAAAAAGTCCAATTTTTAAATTATACTTTGAATATCTATCCGGGCGTCTTCATCCCCAGGCTCGAAACAGAATATTTTGTTGAAATAATCGGCAGGCTCGTGAAGAAAACACCCGTCGCGATCCTCGAAATCGGAACAGGTTCAGGCGCCCTGGCTATCGCCCTTTCTTCGTTGTTCCCGAAGAGTTCCATCATCGCCACCGACATATCCCCTGCCGCACTCAGCTGTGCCCGCCAGAACATCAAACAATACAATCTTGAAAAGCAGATCAAACTTGTCCGTGGTGATATGTTGAACGCCTTCTCGACGCCATTCGATTTAATCGTTTCAAATCCGCCTTATATTCCCGATTCACGCCTCAAATCCCTGCCTGACAGCGTAAAATATTTTGAACCGATTCTGGCGATAGCCGGTGGTAAAAACGGTATTGATTTTACAAAACGGATGCTTTTGCAAGCCGTGAAACAAATCACTCCCGATGGAATGATCGCCGTTGAAATCGATGAAGATGCGGTCGATCCATTGAAGGACTTTATCCAATCAGACCTCTCCGCAAAATTCCTGTTCAAAAAGGATTTATTCAACAGGAATCGTTATCTTTTTATAGGAAACTTTAATAATGAAAAAAGTAAAGATAGTAATTAATTTAAAGAAAAAATCTGCAAGCCGTATATTAAAAGATACCAAGGCATTATTGAAAGCAAACGGATTCACTTTTTCA
The sequence above is a segment of the candidate division WOR-3 bacterium genome. Coding sequences within it:
- the prmC gene encoding peptide chain release factor N(5)-glutamine methyltransferase yields the protein MKNAVAQVSKELNISRAEAELIVAALLEKPRFELYLKGELDEPRRRALKIKIMQLRKGIPLEYLTKKVQFLNYTLNIYPGVFIPRLETEYFVEIIGRLVKKTPVAILEIGTGSGALAIALSSLFPKSSIIATDISPAALSCARQNIKQYNLEKQIKLVRGDMLNAFSTPFDLIVSNPPYIPDSRLKSLPDSVKYFEPILAIAGGKNGIDFTKRMLLQAVKQITPDGMIAVEIDEDAVDPLKDFIQSDLSAKFLFKKDLFNRNRYLFIGNFNNEKSKDSN